The Polyangiaceae bacterium genome includes a region encoding these proteins:
- a CDS encoding alpha/beta fold hydrolase yields the protein MRRAGCLLGLLGLVGCSGEDEPAVDTASVVVLYGAPAETELTLFPSDRYTVADPSTPSGLRVHIGSDNTVDQLVTAYPTTLAQLNELDGFSTTGGVGVRLSGPIDPRGLVKLPTADPPVLDPVKDASDYTKSGTPLFLVELDSGKAIGIVPRYFEQLKDVDFPSDDFTLLAEPATPLLPGKRYVLGVTDELWALDGTRVGRSSAMQRALGSSKDDYDVALRAALDQAAPVVGTTRAHVVAGTLFTTASVQHAMIAAAKARRAAPVPPLVGSWSVEQAPVASDARARFKASFPAPEFRKGKPDGKWQLGAGGAPVEQKSVDMETFLAFSDASVSGPRPVVIFQHGLGGDKDGNWGTAERLAALDPNGVAVFAIDSPEHGSRGSGGGSVVSSAFSFFGVEQGSMEFDIGRARDNFRQMALDQLELVRFIQTLGTLDLLPLDASGNPAPDGKPDLDVSRILYIGHSFGSVQGASVFALAPEITQATWNVGGAGLMMLLRDSNLFSIGVIKSLTPPGTPFGAVARFMAFSQAIVDPGDPLNYARHAALEPLDGVPSWKPRDVLIQEVVNDAIVPNSTSEALARATGAGLMHRASEASGFAEVGSPTTGNVGGATAVLCQFDKVGGKVADHGGLIFTDEAIGQYVEFFTTGLQNGHGSVKSPY from the coding sequence ATGCGTCGCGCGGGGTGTCTGCTCGGTCTGCTTGGGCTCGTGGGCTGTAGCGGCGAAGACGAGCCGGCGGTCGACACCGCGTCGGTGGTGGTGCTTTACGGTGCGCCCGCGGAGACCGAGCTCACGCTCTTTCCTTCCGACCGCTACACGGTCGCCGACCCGAGCACGCCCTCCGGGCTGCGGGTGCACATCGGCAGCGACAACACCGTCGATCAGCTGGTGACGGCGTACCCGACGACCCTGGCGCAGCTGAACGAGCTCGACGGCTTCTCCACCACGGGGGGCGTCGGCGTGCGCCTGTCTGGGCCCATCGACCCGCGCGGGCTGGTGAAGCTGCCGACGGCGGATCCGCCGGTCCTCGATCCGGTGAAGGACGCGAGCGACTACACGAAGAGCGGCACGCCGTTGTTCCTGGTCGAGCTCGACAGCGGCAAGGCCATCGGCATCGTGCCGCGCTACTTCGAGCAGCTGAAGGACGTGGACTTCCCCAGCGACGACTTCACGCTCCTGGCGGAGCCGGCGACGCCGCTCCTGCCCGGCAAGCGCTACGTGCTCGGCGTCACCGACGAGCTCTGGGCCTTGGACGGCACCCGGGTCGGTCGGTCGAGCGCGATGCAGAGGGCGCTCGGCAGCTCCAAGGACGACTACGACGTGGCGCTCCGCGCGGCCCTCGACCAGGCGGCGCCCGTGGTGGGCACGACGCGCGCGCACGTGGTGGCCGGCACGCTGTTCACGACGGCGAGCGTGCAGCACGCGATGATCGCGGCGGCCAAGGCGCGCCGAGCGGCGCCGGTGCCGCCGCTCGTGGGCAGCTGGAGCGTCGAGCAAGCGCCCGTCGCGTCGGACGCGCGCGCGCGGTTCAAGGCCAGCTTCCCGGCGCCGGAGTTCCGAAAAGGCAAGCCCGACGGCAAGTGGCAGCTCGGCGCCGGCGGTGCGCCGGTCGAGCAGAAGTCGGTGGACATGGAGACGTTCCTCGCGTTCTCCGACGCCAGCGTCAGCGGGCCGCGACCGGTCGTGATCTTCCAGCACGGGCTGGGCGGCGACAAGGACGGCAACTGGGGCACCGCCGAGCGCCTGGCCGCGCTGGATCCGAACGGGGTCGCCGTGTTCGCGATCGACTCGCCGGAGCACGGCTCGCGCGGCAGCGGCGGCGGCTCGGTGGTGTCGAGCGCGTTCAGCTTCTTCGGCGTGGAGCAAGGCTCCATGGAGTTCGACATCGGCCGCGCGCGGGACAACTTCCGCCAGATGGCGCTCGACCAGCTGGAGCTGGTGCGCTTCATCCAGACGCTCGGCACGCTCGATTTGTTGCCGCTGGACGCGAGCGGCAACCCGGCGCCGGACGGCAAGCCCGATCTCGACGTGTCGCGCATCCTCTACATCGGGCACTCTTTTGGCAGCGTGCAGGGGGCCAGCGTGTTCGCGCTCGCACCGGAGATCACCCAGGCCACCTGGAACGTGGGCGGAGCGGGGTTGATGATGCTGCTCCGGGACTCGAACCTGTTCAGCATCGGGGTCATCAAGTCGCTGACGCCGCCCGGCACGCCCTTCGGCGCGGTGGCGCGGTTCATGGCCTTCTCCCAGGCCATCGTCGATCCGGGCGACCCGCTGAACTACGCGCGGCACGCGGCGCTCGAGCCCCTCGACGGCGTCCCGAGCTGGAAGCCGCGCGACGTCTTGATCCAAGAGGTCGTGAACGACGCCATCGTGCCGAACTCGACCAGCGAGGCGCTGGCCCGCGCGACCGGCGCCGGGCTCATGCACCGCGCCTCCGAGGCCTCCGGGTTCGCCGAGGTCGGCTCGCCGACCACCGGCAACGTGGGCGGGGCGACCGCGGTCTTGTGTCAGTTCGACAAGGTCGGCGGCAAGGTGGCCGACCACGGCGGCCTGATCTTCACCGACGAGGCCATCGGCCAGTACGTCGAGTTCTTCACGACGGGCCTCCAGAACGGCCACGGCAGCGTGAAGTCGCCGTACTGA
- a CDS encoding FAD-binding oxidoreductase has protein sequence MSERSFWGWGNRDVGPDPAALVAVEAALPSLLGMPALVARPAPRLEDITLRPPRLSPTPAIAGLLSGDPFERALHSYGRGYRDLVRSFAGQFDNPPDFVAFPENEADVAALLDFCGSRQIAAIPFGGGSSVCGGVEPTRSQRYRGVISVDLRRMNKVLEIDHLSRAARIQAGAFGPELEAELRARGLTLRHYPQSFEFSTLGGWIATRSGGHFATGPTHIDELVESLRVVTPRGLVETRRLPGDGAGPSPERLFIGSEGAFGVITEAWMRVFERPRFRAKASVRFPDFASGLRAVRGLAQSGLMPANCRLLDPLEAMMNGAAGGDVAVLMLGFESSDHELDAWAERAAEICRDHGGSVPDKALHTRHEDSGTRDAAEGAWREAFLRAPYLRDALVARGVFVETFETAVTWDKLEALDASVLEAARIAAGEKALVSCRITHAYPDGAAPYFTVITPARIGSELAQWQELKTAITDAMLAAGGTTTHHHAVGRDFRPWYERQSSPLVLASLGAVKRELDPSNVLNPGVLLPERS, from the coding sequence ATGTCCGAGCGAAGCTTCTGGGGCTGGGGCAACCGAGACGTGGGGCCAGATCCAGCCGCGCTGGTCGCGGTGGAGGCCGCGCTGCCCTCGCTGCTCGGGATGCCGGCGCTCGTGGCTCGCCCCGCGCCGCGGCTCGAGGACATCACGCTGCGCCCTCCGCGTCTGTCGCCGACCCCGGCCATCGCGGGGCTCCTGTCGGGCGATCCCTTCGAGCGCGCGCTGCACAGCTACGGCCGGGGTTATCGCGATCTGGTGCGCAGCTTCGCCGGGCAGTTCGACAACCCGCCGGACTTCGTCGCCTTCCCGGAGAACGAGGCGGACGTGGCGGCGCTCCTGGACTTCTGCGGCTCTCGGCAGATCGCCGCCATTCCCTTCGGCGGCGGCTCCAGCGTGTGCGGCGGTGTCGAGCCCACGCGAAGCCAGCGTTACCGCGGCGTCATCAGCGTCGATCTGCGGCGCATGAACAAGGTGCTCGAGATCGATCACCTGTCGCGTGCAGCGCGCATCCAGGCCGGAGCGTTCGGCCCGGAGCTCGAGGCGGAGCTCCGCGCGCGCGGGCTCACGTTGCGCCACTACCCGCAGTCGTTCGAATTCTCCACGCTGGGCGGCTGGATCGCCACGCGCTCCGGCGGGCATTTCGCCACCGGACCGACGCACATCGACGAGCTGGTCGAGTCGCTGCGGGTGGTCACCCCGCGCGGCCTGGTGGAGACGCGCCGCCTGCCCGGCGACGGGGCCGGTCCGAGCCCGGAGCGGCTCTTCATCGGCTCGGAGGGCGCGTTCGGCGTGATCACCGAGGCCTGGATGCGCGTGTTCGAGCGCCCGCGCTTCCGCGCCAAAGCCAGCGTGCGCTTCCCCGACTTCGCGAGCGGGCTGCGCGCGGTGCGCGGTCTCGCGCAGTCAGGCCTCATGCCAGCGAACTGCCGCCTGCTCGATCCGCTGGAGGCCATGATGAACGGCGCGGCGGGCGGCGACGTCGCCGTGCTGATGCTCGGGTTCGAGTCGAGCGACCACGAGCTCGACGCCTGGGCGGAGCGCGCCGCCGAGATCTGCCGCGACCACGGCGGCAGCGTGCCGGACAAGGCGCTGCACACCCGCCACGAAGACTCGGGCACGCGCGACGCGGCGGAGGGCGCCTGGCGCGAGGCCTTCCTGCGCGCGCCCTACCTGCGCGACGCGCTGGTCGCTCGCGGCGTGTTCGTCGAGACCTTCGAGACCGCCGTCACCTGGGACAAGCTCGAGGCCCTCGACGCGAGCGTGTTGGAGGCCGCGCGCATCGCCGCGGGCGAGAAGGCGCTGGTCAGCTGCCGCATTACGCATGCGTATCCGGACGGCGCGGCGCCCTACTTCACCGTGATCACCCCGGCGCGGATCGGCTCGGAGCTCGCGCAATGGCAGGAGCTCAAGACCGCCATCACCGACGCGATGCTCGCGGCGGGTGGCACCACGACCCATCACCACGCGGTGGGGCGCGACTTTCGCCCCTGGTACGAGCGCCAGAGCTCGCCGCTCGTGCTGGCGAGCCTCGGGGCGGTCAAGCGCGAGCTCGATCCCTCGAACGTGCTCAACCCTGGCGTGCTCTTGCCAGAACGGAGCTGA
- the queD gene encoding 6-carboxytetrahydropterin synthase QueD yields the protein MKVRLVREYRFEAAHRLPNVPEGHKCQRLHGHSFKIEISIAGPVNDQTGWFIDFGDLDAIWAPIYDALDHRYLNDVPGLENPTSELLSRWLWQRIKPQLPELARITVHETCDARCEYEGD from the coding sequence GTGAAAGTCCGCCTGGTCCGGGAGTACCGCTTCGAAGCCGCCCACCGCCTGCCGAACGTGCCGGAGGGTCACAAGTGCCAGCGCCTGCACGGGCACAGCTTCAAGATCGAGATCAGCATCGCCGGACCGGTGAACGACCAGACCGGCTGGTTCATCGACTTCGGGGATCTCGACGCCATCTGGGCGCCCATCTACGACGCGCTCGACCACCGCTACCTGAACGACGTGCCGGGGCTCGAGAACCCCACCAGCGAGCTCCTGTCGCGCTGGCTGTGGCAGCGCATCAAGCCTCAGCTGCCCGAGCTCGCGCGCATCACGGTCCACGAGACCTGCGACGCGCGCTGCGAGTACGAGGGAGACTAG
- a CDS encoding (2Fe-2S)-binding protein, with the protein MKTLICRCEDVTLHELEHAMSLGHRDIESVKRYTGFGTGWCQGKWCMGLTGKLLAERGGDPGRGFTPRPPYHPAKLADLAGLDPEWGYEESD; encoded by the coding sequence GTGAAGACCCTGATTTGCCGCTGCGAGGACGTGACGCTGCACGAGCTGGAGCACGCGATGTCGCTGGGCCATCGCGACATCGAGTCGGTCAAGCGCTACACCGGCTTCGGCACGGGTTGGTGCCAGGGCAAGTGGTGCATGGGCCTCACCGGCAAGCTGCTCGCCGAGCGTGGGGGAGATCCCGGACGAGGCTTCACGCCGCGGCCACCTTACCACCCAGCCAAGCTCGCGGATCTGGCGGGGCTCGATCCGGAGTGGGGCTACGAGGAGTCGGACTAG